The sequence CTCCTTGACGGGTGCCGCGGGGGTCTCCTCCTTTTTCGTTTCTTTCTTCTTTTTTGGTTTTTCTGCCGCCTTCAGATCTTTGATGACCGCCTTCGCCCGTTCCTTATCGTGGATGAAGAAGTTCAGTTCGTCGACATCGAGGGCGAGTTCCCGCGCGACAGGTTCGGGGTTTTCCTCCACGAGGAGGGTGATCAGGGTGAGGTACTCCTCCCTGATGGTGTGCTGGGGGAGGGCAAGGGAGCGGGAGAGTTTCTGCATCACCGACTCGCGCACCGCCTTCCCCTTCTTCGCGCCCCCCATCTTCCGCCAGCGGGCGGGAGGCATGATCCGGTCATGGACGCCGGCGCCGGCCGCCGCCACCTTGACGCCGAGGGTCATCATGGCACTGGCATATCTCCAGAGCATGTAATACTGGCGGCGGTTGGTGAGGCCGAGCCACTCGTCGGCACGCGAGAGGGGGGCATATGCCCGTGCCACGGCCTTCCCGTCCTTCATCACCGGCAGGTTCCCCTCGATCCACTGGACCATGGTATCGGGGGTGTCCTGCACCTGCCTGGCCTTCGCCAGGAGGTCATAGTCTGGTTTTCCCGAGAAGATGGCGGCGATGAGGTCGAAGATCGTCGAACGCTCGTCCTTCTGCGAGGTGGAGATGTCGCCGGCCTCGATCCTGTCCCTGCCCGCGCCTGCGGCACAGAGCATGTTGACTGCCGCACGCAGGTCCCCACTCGCGCTCTCGGCGATCTCCAGCAGGGCGTCTTCGCTGCAGGAAAGGCCCTCGGCCCCGCAGATCTCCCGCAGCCGCGGGACAATGGACCTGGCCTGG comes from Methanofollis sp. and encodes:
- a CDS encoding replication factor C large subunit produces the protein MDWTEKYRPRTLQDLVGNAPAVRQIYEWARSWTRGSPPLILYGKPGVGKTSSAHALAHDMGWEIVELNASDQRTKAALDRIAGTSSATASLLGAERKLILLDEADNLHGTADRGGARAIIDIIKNSRQPILLIANDLYGIAKEVKALGEPVQFRAVQARSIVPRLREICGAEGLSCSEDALLEIAESASGDLRAAVNMLCAAGAGRDRIEAGDISTSQKDERSTIFDLIAAIFSGKPDYDLLAKARQVQDTPDTMVQWIEGNLPVMKDGKAVARAYAPLSRADEWLGLTNRRQYYMLWRYASAMMTLGVKVAAAGAGVHDRIMPPARWRKMGGAKKGKAVRESVMQKLSRSLALPQHTIREEYLTLITLLVEENPEPVARELALDVDELNFFIHDKERAKAVIKDLKAAEKPKKKKETKKEETPAAPVKEDPPVEEEERKPVVTQATLFDSF